The genomic segment TTATGAAGCATTGTAACATTTTGCCTCGGGCGTTATTTATTGTGTGGTAAAATCTAAAGTTTGCGTCGGCGACAAACGACATTTCTCACGTTGGTTTGAAGTTTTGTTGTTCACCAAGAAATGAATTTGTTATAAACCATGCATTGGACTGCAACCAGGTCGCGTGCCAAGGTAAAATTCTTCCAATACGGAGCACTTTTCATCGCTGTCACCTATGCCTATTATGTTTTTATGGAGAGGAAATACTCCAAATCTGAAGTTGATGTGGAGTCTGTGaatgatttaattttgaaaGATGAACAAAGCTATACTGAAAAGATTCACTCAGTATCAAGAATGTATTCGATTAATAGAAAAAAGTTAGTGAGCAGCTCAAAGACTGAGAAAACTTTAAAAGCGCCTCCTACAGAGAAAAAGCCCAAAGATAGCCCCAGGAAGGCAAGTCAAATGTGTTCGCACTCATGGAAAACAGACTGGGATGAAATAAAGAGAAGAGGGAAGCCTTTAATCAATTTGGACCCCAACCGTTTTATTTACCCAGTTTTAACAAACGGCCCGAACAATCAGCTTATTGGTCTTCGTGATACTTTGTATCTTGCTATCAGATTGAATCGTACCATCATTTTGCCACATTTTTACAAACATAAAACTGATACGTCAACATTGAATGGATCTGATACATTTATACCGACCTCTCAAAGAATTGATGTAGCCGCTTTAGCAGCCCTTTTGCCCGTTTTACCTTTCAAATCGATTAGTGACTCATGTGCTGATGGATttgatgatatatattttactaGTTACAAGCTTATGCATTCATCTATGACCCATGTCGCTGAAGAGTTGGGTGTTTTGATACATGGCAAACAAAATGGGGAACGGATCAACATGTATCCCAAAAATGCGGATCCGTCTTTTTCAGCTCAGTCTCAGGTAACCTCAGATAAAAAATCACTTTATAAACTGTATGGTTCACCAGGAACCTGTGCGTTATATGTAAAGCCATATCGAACTGTTGGTGTAAAGGAGTCGCCAGGGGCATTGAAAAAGTTTTGGAAAAAGTTTTTTGATAATGGGACTCTCAATGTAAAACAACATGTTAATATAGATTCAATTGAAGATAAGGAGTTATATTCTTTGATCGTTCACAGCACACCCAAGCCGAAACACATTACTGAGATTATAAATGATTTCATTTCCTCATATGGTTTGAACGATGTTGAATATATATCTGTTCATTGGCGTTATGATCCTGTTGACTGGCAAGTCAGATGTCGTAAAGAAGAAAGACTAATTAAGAGAAACAAagaatttttaattgaaatgtGCAACAAAGTTAAACACACCGAGCCTCGAGATATTGCAAAAGCGATTTTACAATTCATTCGTTCATTGCAAGGAAAGaaattttttaagaaaattgaaGCAGTTTATATTGCTGCCCCTTTAAATATGGAACACTTTATAGAAGAGATTGAAGTTGAATTCGAGGAAGCGTTGGAAGAGGAAGGAATTGACAATAACATACACATTCTCACACATTTGGATCTTCGTGACCATCTTTTAAAATATTCCTCTTGTGAAGGCCTCAAAGAAAACTATGAAGATATTTTCTCCCAACTTGAAATGGATGTATGTTCGAGAGCGACTGTATTTCTAAGATCGCCAAGTTCATCATGGTCAAAGGTTATCAAAGAAGTTCGAGTTGTGAAAAATCGTAATGAAAGATTTGACGGAAATATATTTGAACTTGCTTGGCGTGTTGCAGAAAAAAGAATCAATTCCTGATATCTGCCTTATAGATCTAGATGTATACACTGTTCTTCTGCTAACAAAAGAAATGTTATAACTAAAATGTTTTGTCTACATTTGAGCCAGGCAAAATTagccaattatatttgtctAAGAAACGATCATAGATGTACTAAAGATGTTGTTGAATACTGTTTACCAGTAAGAATCAAATTATATAgcaataaaacaattatattggtttttaataaataaattttgttttctaaatgtttttttattttattgtgaatATGGTATAGCTTAAGTCATGTTTGacaaatattgtattatttaaatttaaacaacatTAGTATTTTTAGTTTccaaataatatgaaaaatagaGAATCTAATTGAATTTCTCAAATACTGTTTAATATAAGTTCATTTAGTTCAAATTCAGGTTCGATAATGGTACTGAATACTTTTCTTGTTTCAGTTTAGTACATTTTTGATAGGCACTgtgatgttttattttattttttgttaattcAATTGATTCAATTATTCAATTAATCAGTTAAACACTGTCGATAGCTTCAAGTAGAATTACTTTCATTCTGTTGTTGAATAATTCTCGTTTTTGATGATGTTTAGCATGAGGTATGAACTCGACAAGTCGATATGGACTACCATCCATATTAAATTTTCCCCTTTTATTTGtgatgataaatttaaataatatttgaagataAGTTGTGTGTTTTAATTATATAATTGCTTTTCGAAAGGTATTTGAAAGTGGAATGTTTATTATTAGCATTAGCAACACGACAATACCCCTGATTTTTAATCTCGAATTTACTGGCAGATGGATTAGTATTGTTGCTATTGTTCAAGAGTTTATTGCCCAATATGGGCTAcatgattttgtatttattacTTTACTCATTGATGCATTGCTTTCAAATATAAAAGAATGTCAATGTTTAGAAGTATGCTTTGTCATTAAACACTTATGCATTGACAAGGGGGCAGGGGGAATAGGGTGAGATGggatttgaaaaacaaaatgttacTGCAGTTAATAATAAGCTGTTGCGTTCTCATTAATAGATCACATTTAAATGGTGCAGAATTAAATAAAGgtggataataataaattttgaggGAACTTGAAATTTTGGTTTTTTAATTACTTATGATGGGACTATGCCTTTGCTCACTTGTCAAATTGACGAACAGTTCATCTGGTGTCAGCATTTATGATGGTAAACATGTAAGAAAACATGGAACGCAATTCTCGAACAACATCCTGAATTGCTTTTTGAATAGGTCAGTATTATTTAAACCACTTCAAAAGTCGTTTTCCAGACATTGCAAACGACCAAGCATTGTGGAAAATATTCTCTGTTACTTATTAAGATTTGTAATCTGATCGTAATATTGTCAGAACAGATATTCtctcaatttgaaaatatgagtGTTCATGTCGAATCTTCAAAAATTCATGAAAGATCAAATACATTGTCTAGCAAATCGAGTAAGGATGAGATTTTTAAGTTTGGGAGATCGCAATCTTATATAGAACCATCAGTCACTTTGAAAAATAGGCCTAACAAGAGTGTTACCCTTGGACGAATTGTCTCGTCCGAAGGCTTGGATCTTGGTCTGCCAGGTGTATATCGCGCAAAGAATGA from the Styela clava chromosome 5, kaStyClav1.hap1.2, whole genome shotgun sequence genome contains:
- the LOC120344942 gene encoding uncharacterized protein LOC120344942, encoding MHWTATRSRAKVKFFQYGALFIAVTYAYYVFMERKYSKSEVDVESVNDLILKDEQSYTEKIHSVSRMYSINRKKLVSSSKTEKTLKAPPTEKKPKDSPRKASQMCSHSWKTDWDEIKRRGKPLINLDPNRFIYPVLTNGPNNQLIGLRDTLYLAIRLNRTIILPHFYKHKTDTSTLNGSDTFIPTSQRIDVAALAALLPVLPFKSISDSCADGFDDIYFTSYKLMHSSMTHVAEELGVLIHGKQNGERINMYPKNADPSFSAQSQVTSDKKSLYKLYGSPGTCALYVKPYRTVGVKESPGALKKFWKKFFDNGTLNVKQHVNIDSIEDKELYSLIVHSTPKPKHITEIINDFISSYGLNDVEYISVHWRYDPVDWQVRCRKEERLIKRNKEFLIEMCNKVKHTEPRDIAKAILQFIRSLQGKKFFKKIEAVYIAAPLNMEHFIEEIEVEFEEALEEEGIDNNIHILTHLDLRDHLLKYSSCEGLKENYEDIFSQLEMDVCSRATVFLRSPSSSWSKVIKEVRVVKNRNERFDGNIFELAWRVAEKRINS